From the genome of Hydrogenophilus thermoluteolus, one region includes:
- a CDS encoding 3-hydroxyacyl-CoA dehydrogenase NAD-binding domain-containing protein, with the protein MNETQMKHLSWSVNERGIAWIWLDCAEKSANTLSEPVFAEIESALDAIAATGAKGVVFASRKTAGFVAGADVETFAALPDAAAARALVERGWRFMERLAAYPLPTVALIHGHCLGGGLELALACRARVAVRDRKTRLGLPEIMLGIYPGWGGMMRLPALIGPSKALPMMLTAKSVNAQRAKRIGLVDEAVPERVAALAAEALVLNPPKRKGLPLVERLWAGPLLALFVRQAEKQLRARVRAEHYPAPYAVLRCWSQYGGNPLRAPADAPASIESLAAHPTTKNLLRVFFLQERLKKFAKRETAPITRVHVIGAGVMGSEIAMVCAASGLTVTLQDLSLDALARAQQAATRWFQRRFRDDETALRAALDRFIPDPQGVGVAQADVIIEAVVEKLDVKQRLFAELEQRAKPDALLATNTSSLSLESIAEGMAAPHRLVGIHFFNPVTKMPLVEVVRGAQSDAQAVERALVFVGKIDKLPLPVRSAPGFLVNAVGCATFFL; encoded by the coding sequence ATGAACGAGACGCAGATGAAACACCTCAGCTGGTCGGTCAACGAGCGCGGTATTGCGTGGATCTGGCTCGATTGCGCCGAAAAAAGCGCCAATACCCTTTCCGAACCGGTGTTTGCGGAGATCGAATCGGCGCTCGATGCGATTGCCGCAACGGGCGCGAAAGGAGTGGTGTTCGCGTCGCGCAAAACTGCTGGTTTCGTCGCGGGCGCTGACGTCGAGACGTTTGCAGCGCTTCCCGACGCGGCGGCTGCCCGCGCGTTGGTGGAACGGGGTTGGCGGTTCATGGAACGCCTCGCGGCATATCCGTTGCCGACGGTGGCGCTCATTCACGGTCATTGCCTGGGCGGCGGTTTGGAATTGGCGTTGGCGTGCCGAGCCCGGGTGGCGGTGCGCGACCGCAAGACCCGTTTGGGGCTCCCAGAGATCATGCTGGGGATCTACCCGGGCTGGGGTGGCATGATGCGGTTGCCGGCGCTGATCGGTCCCAGTAAAGCGCTGCCGATGATGCTCACTGCGAAAAGCGTCAACGCCCAACGGGCGAAGCGGATCGGGCTCGTCGATGAAGCCGTACCGGAGCGCGTCGCAGCGTTGGCTGCCGAGGCATTGGTTCTGAACCCCCCGAAACGCAAAGGGCTGCCGCTCGTGGAGCGGTTGTGGGCTGGGCCGTTGCTTGCGCTCTTCGTGCGGCAGGCCGAAAAACAACTGCGCGCGAGGGTTCGAGCGGAACACTACCCGGCCCCTTACGCAGTGTTGCGTTGCTGGAGTCAGTACGGTGGCAACCCTTTGCGGGCTCCTGCCGACGCCCCCGCCAGTATCGAATCTCTGGCGGCGCATCCAACGACCAAAAACCTTTTGCGCGTCTTTTTCTTACAAGAGCGGCTCAAAAAGTTTGCCAAAAGGGAAACCGCACCGATCACCCGGGTTCATGTGATCGGGGCCGGAGTGATGGGCTCCGAAATCGCGATGGTCTGCGCCGCAAGCGGATTGACGGTGACGCTTCAGGATTTGTCGCTCGATGCGCTGGCGCGTGCCCAGCAAGCGGCAACGCGCTGGTTCCAGCGGCGTTTTCGTGACGACGAAACGGCGCTGCGCGCGGCGCTCGACCGCTTCATCCCCGACCCGCAAGGCGTGGGTGTCGCGCAAGCCGACGTGATCATCGAAGCGGTGGTCGAAAAGCTCGACGTCAAGCAACGCCTCTTTGCCGAACTCGAACAGCGCGCCAAACCCGACGCGCTTCTGGCGACCAATACCTCCAGTTTGTCGCTGGAGTCGATTGCCGAAGGGATGGCTGCGCCGCACCGGCTGGTCGGCATCCACTTCTTCAACCCGGTGACCAAAATGCCGCTCGTCGAAGTGGTGCGAGGCGCACAGAGCGACGCGCAAGCGGTCGAACGTGCGCTGGTTTTCGTCGGAAAAATCGACAAATTGCCGTTACCGGTTCGTTCCGCACCTGGTTTCCTGGTCAATGCCGTGGGTTGTGCAACCTTTTTTCTGTAA
- a CDS encoding IS256 family transposase, translating to MAMRVETNPLEMAYAVLLEHGLEGAGEALRILVNEAAKIERSQFLGAAPYERSERRRDYANGYKPKTVLTRLGELTFQVPQVRCGDFYPSALEKGTRTDQAVHLALAEMYVQGVSTRRVIEVLQRLLGPEISLSTAQVSRAAARLDEGLAAWRERPLGEVPYLFLDARYEKVRLEGRIVDCAVLIAVGVDATGKRRVLGCTVATSEAEINWRRFLESLLARGLHGIKLIIADDHAGLKAARKAVFPSVPWQRCQFHLQQNAGQFVTRQEAKKHVAATLRAIFNAPDKAEAERLLKAALDTWRKEHPKLAEWAETAIPESLTVFDFPAAHRIRLRTTNGLERINRELRRRTRVASIFPNMDSCLRLVSALLAELDDEWMTGKVYLNLNP from the coding sequence ATGGCGATGCGTGTCGAAACCAATCCTTTGGAAATGGCTTATGCTGTGTTGCTCGAACACGGACTGGAGGGTGCCGGCGAGGCTCTGCGCATCCTCGTCAATGAAGCCGCCAAGATCGAACGATCCCAGTTCCTTGGAGCGGCGCCCTATGAACGTAGTGAGCGACGGCGTGACTACGCCAACGGGTACAAACCCAAGACGGTACTCACCCGCCTTGGTGAGCTGACCTTTCAGGTGCCCCAGGTGCGTTGCGGCGACTTCTACCCTTCTGCCCTCGAAAAAGGCACCCGCACCGATCAGGCGGTGCATCTGGCCCTGGCCGAGATGTACGTCCAGGGGGTCTCCACCCGCCGGGTGATCGAGGTACTGCAGCGCCTGCTGGGGCCGGAGATTTCGCTCTCCACCGCCCAGGTGAGCCGTGCCGCCGCCAGGCTCGACGAGGGGCTTGCGGCCTGGCGCGAGCGTCCTCTGGGCGAAGTGCCCTATCTCTTTCTGGATGCCCGTTACGAGAAAGTGCGGCTGGAAGGGCGAATCGTCGATTGTGCCGTCTTGATCGCCGTCGGCGTCGATGCGACGGGCAAACGGCGGGTGCTCGGTTGCACGGTGGCCACGTCGGAAGCCGAGATCAATTGGCGACGTTTCCTGGAATCCCTCCTGGCCAGAGGGTTGCACGGGATCAAGCTCATCATCGCGGATGATCATGCGGGCCTCAAAGCTGCCCGCAAAGCGGTGTTCCCTTCTGTTCCCTGGCAGCGTTGCCAGTTCCATCTGCAGCAAAACGCCGGCCAGTTCGTCACCCGACAGGAGGCGAAAAAGCACGTCGCCGCGACACTGCGCGCGATCTTCAATGCTCCGGACAAGGCAGAAGCCGAGCGGCTTTTGAAAGCCGCCCTGGACACCTGGCGCAAGGAGCATCCGAAACTGGCCGAGTGGGCCGAAACCGCGATTCCTGAATCCCTGACGGTGTTCGACTTCCCCGCTGCGCACCGTATCCGTTTGCGTACCACCAACGGGCTGGAACGCATCAACCGGGAACTGCGACGACGCACCCGGGTGGCCAGCATCTTCCCCAACATGGATTCCTGCCTGCGCCTGGTCTCGGCGCTGCTGGCCGAACTCGACGACGAGTGGATGACCGGCAAGGTCTATCTCAACCTCAACCCGTAA
- a CDS encoding reverse transcriptase/maturase family protein has product MDKSPASGAGDLLAPDTLFDRIVAWGNIIAAWQEARKGKRQSAEVRLFEADLEANLVSLHEHLLRGTWRPGEPRRFYVRDPKWREITAPPFADRIVHHAIVRVIEPLFERRFIHDSYACRPGKGVHAAVDRLHRFMRGAARRWPNAYLVRCDISKYFASIRHDILMHMVTRVLPCPRTLALMQSVISGYGFDGVGLPVGALTSQLLANAMLDPLDHYIKDDLGVRGYVRYMDDFVLIAHDKHAAQRLLAQIDGFVSAMGLVLNPKSGIWPLKRGCTFCGYRVLPTHVAVTQAAKRRWRHRLRTTAYEYRRGRINLSRCRETVLAMTAVFKHARAARSQAAMLRSFTI; this is encoded by the coding sequence ATGGATAAATCACCTGCATCCGGCGCGGGCGACCTGCTGGCGCCGGATACCCTATTCGATCGCATCGTAGCCTGGGGCAACATCATCGCCGCATGGCAAGAGGCGCGCAAGGGCAAGCGACAAAGCGCAGAAGTGCGCCTATTCGAAGCAGACCTTGAGGCCAACCTCGTCAGCCTGCACGAGCACCTGCTGCGCGGCACATGGCGACCAGGCGAGCCGCGCCGTTTCTATGTGCGCGACCCCAAGTGGCGTGAAATCACCGCGCCGCCCTTCGCTGACCGCATCGTCCACCATGCCATCGTGCGCGTCATCGAGCCTCTGTTTGAGCGTCGATTCATTCACGACAGCTACGCCTGCCGCCCCGGTAAAGGTGTCCATGCCGCCGTGGATAGACTGCACCGCTTCATGCGTGGCGCCGCCAGGCGATGGCCGAACGCTTACCTGGTGCGCTGCGACATCAGCAAGTACTTCGCCAGCATCAGGCACGATATTTTGATGCACATGGTGACGCGCGTGCTGCCGTGTCCGCGTACACTGGCGCTGATGCAGTCCGTCATCAGTGGCTACGGTTTCGATGGCGTTGGGCTGCCAGTCGGCGCGCTTACCAGCCAGCTGCTCGCCAACGCCATGCTTGACCCGCTGGATCACTACATCAAGGACGACCTTGGCGTGCGCGGCTATGTCCGCTACATGGACGATTTCGTCCTGATTGCGCACGACAAGCACGCAGCGCAGCGCCTATTGGCGCAGATCGACGGCTTTGTCTCGGCCATGGGCCTGGTGCTCAACCCCAAAAGCGGAATCTGGCCGCTCAAGCGCGGCTGCACCTTCTGCGGCTACCGTGTGCTGCCAACCCATGTAGCTGTCACCCAGGCCGCCAAGCGTCGCTGGCGACATCGACTAAGAACGACCGCCTACGAGTACCGCCGTGGGCGCATCAACCTCTCTCGCTGCCGAGAGACTGTCCTTGCCATGACCGCCGTATTCAAGCATGCCCGAGCGGCGCGATCTCAGGCGGCGATGCTGCGGTCTTTTACCATATAG
- a CDS encoding acetyl-CoA C-acyltransferase translates to MRSCRMESVHASHLICASPTAETLATRFGITREEMDAFAVESHRRAAAAHEAGHFAHEMTPLFDAQGRFYAHDDGVRPDSSLEKLAKLKPFFDRYGRVTPGNSSQITDGATMLLVASEAAVKRYRLEPVARLVDTHWAGLDPAQMGLGPVHAATPLLQRAGWALDDVDFWEINEAFAAQVLACLKAWESDDYCRSELGLPMALGPIDRSRLNVDGGAIALGHPVGASGARIVWHLVEVLQRHNAKRGIAAICIGGGLGGAMRIERL, encoded by the coding sequence ATGCGATCATGTCGCATGGAATCCGTGCACGCGTCGCATTTAATTTGTGCAAGCCCAACGGCGGAAACGTTGGCCACCCGTTTTGGCATTACGCGCGAAGAGATGGACGCGTTCGCAGTCGAGAGTCATCGCCGTGCGGCCGCTGCACACGAGGCGGGCCATTTCGCGCACGAAATGACTCCGCTTTTCGACGCGCAAGGCCGCTTCTACGCCCACGACGATGGGGTGCGCCCCGATTCATCGCTCGAAAAACTCGCGAAACTCAAACCCTTTTTCGACCGCTATGGTCGTGTCACGCCCGGAAACAGTTCTCAAATCACGGACGGCGCGACGATGCTGCTCGTCGCATCCGAAGCGGCGGTGAAGCGCTATCGACTGGAGCCGGTGGCGCGGCTCGTCGATACCCACTGGGCCGGACTCGACCCTGCTCAAATGGGTTTGGGGCCGGTTCATGCCGCGACCCCGCTTCTGCAGCGTGCGGGTTGGGCTTTGGACGATGTCGATTTTTGGGAGATCAATGAAGCGTTTGCCGCGCAGGTGTTGGCGTGCCTCAAAGCGTGGGAAAGTGACGATTACTGCCGATCTGAGCTGGGGCTGCCGATGGCGTTGGGGCCGATCGACCGCAGCCGCCTCAACGTGGATGGTGGCGCGATCGCGCTCGGGCATCCGGTGGGCGCGAGCGGCGCACGTATCGTCTGGCACTTGGTCGAAGTATTACAGCGACACAACGCGAAGCGTGGAATCGCCGCGATTTGTATCGGTGGCGGTTTGGGTGGCGCGATGCGCATCGAACGGCTGTGA
- a CDS encoding four helix bundle protein: MDHDVTSHDLSAAPTRGASLPQAYVELLSRLEDMDVYVHQITVHWPKSERHGLAADVRRQITQLHRLCAVAWKRKSKSGALFDLDVELYVLKTLIRKAYRLEYINADRLAVWMRHADELGRRIGAWIRHESKQGAGV; encoded by the coding sequence ATGGATCACGACGTGACGAGTCACGACCTAAGCGCCGCGCCGACGCGCGGCGCGTCACTGCCGCAGGCGTATGTGGAGTTGCTGAGCAGGCTGGAGGATATGGACGTGTACGTGCACCAGATCACCGTGCATTGGCCTAAGTCAGAGCGTCATGGCCTGGCCGCCGATGTGCGGCGGCAGATCACGCAGCTGCACCGGCTGTGCGCTGTGGCCTGGAAGCGTAAGTCCAAGTCCGGCGCGCTATTCGACCTCGATGTCGAGCTGTACGTGCTGAAAACACTGATTCGCAAGGCGTACCGGCTGGAATACATCAATGCCGACCGGCTGGCGGTGTGGATGCGTCACGCCGACGAACTAGGGCGAAGAATCGGCGCGTGGATTCGTCACGAAAGCAAACAGGGTGCTGGCGTATGA
- a CDS encoding 3-hydroxyacyl-CoA dehydrogenase family protein, producing MLAPYLISALQCVEAGTAPEVVDAALEAFGMPMGPIELVDTVGLDVALLAGQQLVPDEPTPPRRLQQLVQEGKLGKKTGEGYYRWEKGKAVKRTVKPSEIPEGLAERIIAPLIAATERCVAEGVVADADLADAGVIFGTGFAPFRGGPLHWRNTENTENRETQARSA from the coding sequence GTGCTCGCACCCTATTTGATCTCAGCATTGCAATGCGTCGAAGCGGGCACTGCGCCCGAAGTGGTCGATGCGGCACTGGAAGCCTTCGGGATGCCGATGGGGCCGATCGAACTGGTCGATACCGTAGGGCTCGATGTTGCGCTTTTGGCTGGGCAGCAATTGGTGCCCGATGAACCCACGCCTCCCCGGCGCTTGCAGCAGTTGGTTCAGGAAGGCAAACTGGGGAAAAAGACTGGGGAAGGCTATTACCGCTGGGAAAAGGGAAAAGCGGTCAAACGCACGGTCAAACCCAGCGAGATCCCGGAGGGGCTGGCAGAGCGCATCATCGCGCCGCTCATCGCCGCAACCGAACGGTGCGTGGCCGAAGGGGTGGTTGCCGATGCCGATCTTGCCGACGCTGGGGTGATCTTCGGCACGGGGTTCGCACCGTTTCGCGGGGGGCCGTTGCATTGGCGCAACACAGAAAACACCGAAAACCGGGAAACACAAGCGCGTTCGGCGTAA